In Anopheles arabiensis isolate DONGOLA chromosome 2, AaraD3, whole genome shotgun sequence, the genomic window TTCAAACGGTTCACTCAAACTCACGCTATTAGTGTTGGCCATCTCCTCTCGAGATGATCTCAGGTGTTTGCTGCTCTTGTGCGGTTGTAccgttttttgttcgtctGGAGTTGGTGGGATTTTCCACTAACGATGGCGTAATCGGAAAACTACCCTGCAAGTTTGACACAGTGTGTTTACGCCCAATGAGCTGTTATgatttgaaatgtttgttAAACAGTAGGGTCACGGCTATCAAATCAGTATAATGTGCATACAATTTCGAATGCATAATTGTGAACAGGATAGCATTATTAGTCAACGATCGTACGCCGATGTCGATAAGCAGACTTGGCAGCAAGTAGGCAAAGCCGCATACTATTCCACCACTGTTTAAATGATATCTTATTTGAATGCAGAAGGCATTTCGATATTGTTTTTTAGTTGAAGTAACATCCATTCTATTAAACTAATTTTGAGATACACCTATAAAATTATCCAAGTTTATTGtcttgttttacaacaaaaatgtATCTAAAAACCAATTTACCATTTACCATGCTTGGCTGAAGAGCTCTCCATAGGTCGGCATAGGGCTCGTGACCGCACAAAACGACCCTCCGAAGGTTTACAGATTAGAATCACCATCTGATCTTTTACGTTTACTACGTGTCTGCCTACTGGCCGGTCTCCCCCACCACTCATCGGTTAGGGATACCATCAATTCCAAGCGTTTGCCTATGTTAGCCTATGCCTATGCTCGTACACCGCCCCAAAAACCAGGCCAAACCGTAtaaccaccaacaccaccgccaTAAGATGACGGTGTGCTATacaaaagggaagggaaagtgAAACGCGGGAACAACGATCACTCACGACACCGCCGCTCACACCAACTGCCACTGCCGCGCTTTCCCCTCCCGGTTTGAGAAAGGTTTAATGTGGATATATCCTCATAAAGTGCAGTATCGTTTGCTAGTTCTTAAGCACCAGGGGAAACACGAGAAAGAgcaatgagagagagagagagagagatagacagACCGGTCGACCGATCTTAGGAACGCGACACCAAAATCTAAGGTTTGCTTTAAGGCGCGGACTTATGCTTGCACGATCCGTACCTGAACGTCGGAGCTTTGTCTCGCGAGGGAATATATAGGTtaaaccaccaaccaaccagtcCTCCATTGCCGCCGGTTTCGTTCACCGGTCCAAGCAATGGGGTGTGTATACTGGTGCGAAGCTACAGGTCGGGCGCAAGTTGGTAGACAAATGTAAGCCATACAAAATTGAGgattgtttcgttgtttgaaATAACATTCGAAACATTTAGTGTTATTTCAGTGTCTGCGGCGTATTCATAACGGTGGAAAATGCATAatcaaacccaaaaccaacCCTAACCAATGGTATGATGCAACTCTTTACCTACTATTTTGTCCCACTTTCAGTGAGCGCAGTCGTCGAGTTCGACTACACGGCCAAGGAACCGGACGAGCTAACGctcaaaaagggtgccatcaTTACCAACATCAAAGTGCAGGATGGAGGCTGGTGGGAAGGCACGCTGGTCGCTACCGGCCGTACCGGAGTTTTTCCGGACAATTTCGTCCGCGTGCTAGAATCGCAAGACAAGAGTCAAGTGGTCCTAcggtaagtgtgtgttttacgcTGACAACGCAACAATGCTGTCGCTTTAATGCTTCCATTACATTGGTTTGcttattgttttactttcagaGATAAAAGTGCAACACAGAATCGAAGGTGTAAAGTCATTTACAGCTATCAGGAGAACAAAGCCGACGAACTAACGTTAGCGGTGGGCGATGTAGTAGAATTTTTCGAGGAGGTAAATAGACTTGTTTTCAAACTGGGCCCGCCGGCCGTTGACTGTCAAATCAGCATACTAATGAGCATTGTTTGGACGGTTTTAGGTCGAGGAAGGATGGTGGCGCGGTAAGCTGAACGGACGGGTCGGCGTGTTTCCGTCCAACTTCGTCGAAATGATCGAATCCGTATCGCCCAAATCGTCCAGCCGCAAGAGTGGCAACGTGGGCGGTGGTACGGGCGTTACGGCAATCGATGGTGGCGGGCTACCGGCGACGACCGGTTCGTTAGGTGCCAGCCTGTCCAAAACCAACAGCCTCAACAAGAGCCGCACGAGCTTGAACAGCTCGCGGGAGGATCTGGACAGGCATGATGCACCGTCGCTGCCGCCGAAACCGGTACGGGAACTGTGCAAGGTACTGTTCGCTTACCAGCCCGCCAACGAGGACGAGCTGAAGCTGGTGGAGGGCGACATCATCACCATCCTCTCGAAGGAGCTACCGGATAAGGGCTGGTGGAAGGGCGAGCTGCGCGGACGGATCGGCGTGTTTCCGGACAATTTCGTTTCGCTGCTACCGCCGGAAGGTGGTAAATCGTCCGCGCACATATCGGCATCGGTCCGCTCGCTTGCCAGCAGCACGACCGGCTACAGCAGCGGTGGCGTTAGCCCTCATCATCCGGGCGTCGTTTCCCCGGTCAAGGATCCGCTTCACATTCCCAAACCGGACCGCCCGCCAACGGCCAGCAAGATGCAAATGTTTGGCAAGCAAACGTCCAACCCGTCCACCACCTCGGCGGCGGCCTACCGGAAGGAGAGCTTCGGCTCGAAGGATTCGTTGAACGAATCGACCGGCAGTGTCGGAAGCGTCGGCGGCGCGGGCTCGGTGACCGGTTCACCGACGTACAACAGCGTGGCGGCGCACCGGAAATCGCTCGAAAGCAAGGGCACGGACGGTTCGGCCGTATCGCCAGCCCCCACGGCAGGCGTCGTGACGGAGAAGCCGCCGCGCAAGAGCCTGGAAAACAAAGCGTCCGAGATTCGCAAAAGTCTGGAAAATCTGGACGACAAAAAGGCCACCCCGCCACCAGTGCTCGGTAAAAAGCCGCAGGTTCCCATCAAAAAGTCACCCTCGATCACGAGCGTCACCGGGAACCTGTTTTCGGGGCtgaagcaaaaggtgaagggTGGAGGATCGCTGGAAAAGGACAAAACGACCGCAGGGGATGAACGGGACGGCATCGGTAGCAGCAAGGTGGTAAAGTCGGAGGTGGCGGACAATGGCGACCGGTCGATCGTGGGTGAACGGATCGATGTGGAGCTGGGACACGTTGAGCGTGGCACCTCGGTACTGAAGGACATGCGGGCCAATCGGGCGAAAGCGCCCAAACGGCGGCCACCCTCCTCACCAAGCAGTATTATTACCACCGATCCGAATGTGACGGCCAACGGTGGTAGCGTTTCCCTTAGCAATGGCAATTCTGGCCTATTCAATCAGCTGTCACTTTCATTCGAGCCGGAAAGTCCGAAGCCGGACCTGATGGTGTCGGCAGCACCGGCCCTAAACTCTTCGCTCGGTTCCGGATCCACCGCAGCGACGGGCGACGCGGAGGAGGCAGTGCCCAAGGTGGCGAAACCTCGCGAGTGGGAAAAGAACAAGGTACCGTGGATGGACGAGCTGAAGGCAAGTCAGGCGAAAAAGACGACCGCCTCGGAAAGCAAATCGCCCGAACACCATCATCACGTGTCGTCCTCGCAACACAGCACGAGTAGCCACACTCAGGAGGAGACAAGCATTTCCAAATCATTCCATGCtagcaccaccactaccaccacggGTGGGGCCGGCACTATACCACCCGTCCCGTCGGGTCATGCGGTCCGTGCCCGGCTAATGGAACGATCCGCCACGACGACGAGTGTCCCGTCGGAAAGCAATCACGCCAGCAATAGTACCAGCAATATCAACAGTTCCTTCGATCTGATTGCGTCGTGCAATCGGAAGGACACAGTCACACCGTCCTCAGTCAGCAGTAGTGGCGGAGGTTCgctgcagcaccagcagcaccatcaatCCTTCGAGTCATCGAACGTGAGCGCAATGACTAAATCGATGTCTGCCCTgtccaccaccacgaccaagATTGCCATCTCCGCATCGTCGACCGGTACGGTATCGTCGACCACGGCGGTCACCGAAAACAACGGTACACATGAACCGCCCTCACCAAACAGTCGCCCCGTCAGTGTGAACCTGCGGAGCACCAGCATTTCGCCAACGCCCCAGAACCGTAATGCCAAAACGATTCACATCGTcggcaccagcaccaacaGTACGGCGGGTAACAACAGTAAGCCAACATCGTCCGCGCTGGGGGCAGGGACAGAAGCGACGAACGCTGTGCCCGCTCATCCCGTCTCGATGGACAACGTTTGCAGCCGGGTTCAGGAGCTGGAGCAGAAGGTGAACCGAATGGAGCGACAGCTGGCGACACAGAACGGGCTTATTGAAGAGCTGACGCGAATGTTACGCGGTGAGTCGGATAAGGTAAAAACGCTTCAGAAAGAGCTAGAAAAGTACGCGCAATGCGTTACGCAGGTATGATAGACGGAGTAATGCCGgtcgggagagagagaacgttGTGCGTGCTGCCCGGTTGCGTACTGACGGTACCGATAGAGGTAGAGTAGTAGTAGGGAGACGAAATAAGTGCTGCTGTTTTTCGAGTTTTTGGCACACTTGCGGGTTAGTTTTACGTTTTATTCATATTTCCTATTAAAGAAGCAGCAACGAGAACCGGCTGCCGAGATACGTACTGAGGCAAATTGCTGAAGAATTATCCACATTTCTTTAGTCAGTTTAGCAACGAACGAAAGGaacgcgctcgcgcgcgcgtgtgtttgtgtgtacagtGATTGAATAGTTACACTAAGGTACGCTTGGGAGCACGGAAGCCTCGACGGGCGAAAGGCGGATTAGCGTTACGGATAAGTGGCACAAAGCAACCGACCAACCACATAATTTACATACGGTACACTAGGTATCATTGCCATGAAGGATAAGATAAACGTACCCCCTCCGCGACGGACAAGTTCTTGGAATGCAATGGAGTCCGAAATGATATGCGAAAGTGATGTGTGTACGATAGAAAAGCTAGGCATTTCCATTCGGTTCGATCGCGAAACGCCCAAACGGCTGAGCGCGGTGTAGAAGGGGTGGAGGAGGATTTATTATCAATTATTAATTTACACTACaagcttcttctttggctAGGGTTTAGGGTTGAAAGGGTTGACCCCATGGTAGTAACGTGGACGCACAGAGAACGCGCGAATAATAACGTGTAATAATAGTGAAATTAACGCTAGCTAAGGTAACATTTCCTATCGATCATTCCAATCGCTTTTTTCTAGCATCGGCGCTCTTAGATACCATGGATAAATGCCTAAAGTATTGACAACTAGTAATAAAGCAGGGACATTAGTAGGCGGGCTAAACATACGCAAATTGGCGGGCCTCAATTAGGAGCGCTGAAACGGGGGAAACGCTCGGAATTGGAGATAGTATAATAAATATGCAATTGAAAACGGAAAGTAACACCTACAACACTATGAAATATGGGacacgaccgaccgaccgattCTGAGGACCGTGGAAAAGAATCAATCCTACACCACACAATGCTGGAACCAGAGCTGAGATATAATTGCTGCGAGATaggaagtgagagagagagagagagagaaaaagagagggaaaacaaaacccccgaACCCGGAACGGATTTGTTGAGGTGTGTGGCTTGCTTTTTATATACACTTATATTATATATTTAGCTACCCGATTTCTCCGCCAGACGTAAAACGTTAACCCTGTTcccaggtttttttttcgatttttgtaaCCCATCATCTATATAGTAGataatgtgcatttttgtcaTTTAACGCATACACCTTTAGTATATCACCGTGTGTAATGGAACCGGAAACCCGTTGTTTTGGCGGGTAAGGGCGCATTATTGTGTAGTAGCTATAACTATAATTATATCGATACATTAGTGTACTTAAGTCCGCGGAAGAGATGATCACATTAAAATATGAACAGCAAAAAGATTTAACTACATTCGAATTCGATTTTTCTTCCATAGT contains:
- the LOC120906848 gene encoding CD2-associated protein-like is translated as MDLHTLTKSEVSAVVEFDYTAKEPDELTLKKGAIITNIKVQDGGWWEGTLVATGRTGVFPDNFVRVLESQDKSQVVLRDKSATQNRRCKVIYSYQENKADELTLAVGDVVEFFEEVEEGWWRGKLNGRVGVFPSNFVEMIESVSPKSSSRKSGNVGGGTGVTAIDGGGLPATTGSLGASLSKTNSLNKSRTSLNSSREDLDRHDAPSLPPKPVRELCKVLFAYQPANEDELKLVEGDIITILSKELPDKGWWKGELRGRIGVFPDNFVSLLPPEGGKSSAHISASVRSLASSTTGYSSGGVSPHHPGVVSPVKDPLHIPKPDRPPTASKMQMFGKQTSNPSTTSAAAYRKESFGSKDSLNESTGSVGSVGGAGSVTGSPTYNSVAAHRKSLESKGTDGSAVSPAPTAGVVTEKPPRKSLENKASEIRKSLENLDDKKATPPPVLGKKPQVPIKKSPSITSVTGNLFSGLKQKVKGGGSLEKDKTTAGDERDGIGSSKVVKSEVADNGDRSIVGERIDVELGHVERGTSVLKDMRANRAKAPKRRPPSSPSSIITTDPNVTANGGSVSLSNGNSGLFNQLSLSFEPESPKPDLMVSAAPALNSSLGSGSTAATGDAEEAVPKVAKPREWEKNKVPWMDELKASQAKKTTASESKSPEHHHHVSSSQHSTSSHTQEETSISKSFHASTTTTTTGGAGTIPPVPSGHAVRARLMERSATTTSVPSESNHASNSTSNINSSFDLIASCNRKDTVTPSSVSSSGGGSLQHQQHHQSFESSNVSAMTKSMSALSTTTTKIAISASSTGTVSSTTAVTENNGTHEPPSPNSRPVSVNLRSTSISPTPQNRNAKTIHIVGTSTNSTAGNNSKPTSSALGAGTEATNAVPAHPVSMDNVCSRVQELEQKVNRMERQLATQNGLIEELTRMLRGESDKVKTLQKELEKYAQCVTQV